A genome region from Microbacterium sp. CGR2 includes the following:
- a CDS encoding NAD(P)/FAD-dependent oxidoreductase yields MNTFDTVVVGAGMSGLTAARMLADAGQHVVVLEARNRIGGRMHTVRDSGFAVDLGASWIHGIDESPLWDLVQALHIPTLEYTVGSFQAGGRPIDYFDGTGKAMDAAATERWIDDVAHVDELLVQEIGTAASGDTYLDVTERALDRSGLAPERIDEIREFFRHRVEEQCGAWIGDLDAHGLDEDGIDGDEVIFPGGYDEIPRRMASGLDVRLEHSVRLIERSADGARVTTDRGEFHAKSVVVTVPLGVLKSDAITFAPPLPETVSGPITRLGMGVFNKVYLQFSERFWSENVYALRAIGEPGAHWHSWYDVSAVSGRPTLLTFAAGPFGRRVQGLSDHEIIEDAVTALRALYGTGVGETVAHWVTRWGSDPHSMGSYSHIPVGASHHDHDALSGPVEDVLHFAGEATWGAEPATVGAAFSSGRRAAERILGRTIDLAAFASGIVRREADAQGA; encoded by the coding sequence GTGAACACCTTCGACACCGTGGTGGTCGGTGCAGGGATGTCGGGCCTCACGGCCGCCCGGATGCTCGCCGACGCCGGCCAGCATGTCGTGGTCCTCGAAGCTCGGAACCGCATCGGCGGACGGATGCACACGGTCCGCGACTCCGGGTTCGCCGTCGACCTGGGCGCCTCGTGGATCCATGGGATCGACGAATCGCCGCTCTGGGACCTCGTTCAGGCGCTGCACATACCGACGCTCGAGTACACGGTCGGAAGCTTCCAGGCCGGAGGCCGACCGATCGACTACTTCGACGGCACGGGCAAGGCGATGGATGCTGCCGCCACCGAGCGCTGGATCGACGATGTGGCGCACGTGGATGAGCTGCTCGTCCAGGAGATCGGCACCGCGGCATCCGGCGACACCTACCTCGACGTCACGGAGCGCGCTCTGGACCGCTCCGGGCTCGCGCCGGAGAGGATCGACGAGATTCGAGAATTCTTCCGCCACCGGGTGGAGGAGCAGTGCGGTGCATGGATCGGCGACCTCGACGCGCACGGGCTCGATGAGGATGGGATCGACGGCGACGAGGTCATCTTCCCCGGCGGGTACGACGAGATACCGCGGCGCATGGCATCGGGCCTCGATGTCCGGCTCGAGCACTCGGTGAGGCTCATCGAGCGTTCCGCTGACGGAGCGAGAGTCACCACCGATCGTGGTGAGTTCCACGCGAAGAGCGTCGTCGTGACCGTTCCCCTCGGCGTGCTCAAGTCAGACGCGATCACGTTCGCGCCGCCGCTGCCAGAGACCGTCTCCGGGCCCATCACACGACTCGGCATGGGGGTGTTCAACAAGGTGTATCTTCAGTTCTCCGAACGGTTCTGGTCGGAGAACGTCTACGCACTGCGTGCGATCGGAGAGCCCGGCGCGCACTGGCACTCCTGGTATGACGTGTCCGCGGTCAGCGGTCGCCCGACACTCCTCACGTTCGCCGCAGGGCCGTTCGGCAGGCGCGTGCAGGGGCTCTCCGACCACGAGATCATCGAGGATGCCGTCACGGCTCTCCGCGCTCTGTACGGCACGGGCGTCGGGGAAACCGTCGCACACTGGGTCACCCGCTGGGGCTCCGACCCGCACTCGATGGGCTCGTATTCGCATATCCCGGTCGGCGCTTCGCATCACGACCACGATGCTCTGTCCGGGCCTGTGGAAGACGTGCTTCATTTCGCAGGAGAGGCGACGTGGGGCGCGGAGCCGGCCACCGTGGGTGCGGCCTTCTCCTCCGGGCGCCGGGCTGCCGAACGGATCCTCGGCCGCACGATCGACCTCGCGGCCTTCGCTTCAGGGATCGTCCGGCGGGAAGCGGATGCTCAGGGCGCCTGA
- the nusA gene encoding transcription termination factor NusA, whose protein sequence is MDIELSLLRGIEKEKAIPFEELVSIIEQAILTAYSKHVAADGVTPEGVRVHLDRRSGHVAVLQVVRDEEGAIIGEEDATPDDFGRIAAFAAKQVISQRLRDIADDVVLGDFKDKEGDIVAGVIQQGPNPRMIHVDLGSVEAILPPEEQVPGEQYTHGSRLRVYVTSVAKGLKGPQITVSRTHPGLVRRLFALEVPEIAAGLVEIVSLAREAGHRTKIAVKANDPAINAKGACIGELGRRVRAVTEELAGEKIDIVDHDPDLATFVAHALSPAKVTSAFMLDASTKAVRALVPDYQLSLAIGKEGQNARLAAKLTGAKIDIQPDSVLD, encoded by the coding sequence ATGGACATCGAACTGAGTCTGCTGCGAGGGATCGAGAAGGAGAAGGCGATTCCCTTCGAGGAGCTCGTCTCGATCATCGAGCAGGCGATCCTGACCGCGTACTCCAAGCACGTGGCTGCCGACGGGGTGACTCCGGAAGGCGTGCGCGTCCACCTCGATCGCAGATCCGGCCATGTCGCCGTGCTCCAGGTCGTCAGAGACGAAGAGGGCGCGATCATCGGCGAAGAGGATGCGACCCCCGACGACTTCGGCCGCATCGCGGCGTTCGCCGCCAAGCAGGTCATCAGCCAGCGCCTCCGCGACATCGCCGATGACGTCGTGCTCGGCGATTTCAAGGACAAAGAGGGTGACATCGTCGCGGGGGTCATCCAGCAGGGGCCGAATCCCCGGATGATCCACGTCGATCTCGGGAGCGTCGAAGCCATCCTCCCGCCTGAGGAACAGGTGCCCGGAGAGCAGTACACGCACGGTTCGCGCCTGCGGGTGTACGTCACCAGCGTCGCGAAGGGGCTCAAAGGCCCGCAGATCACTGTCTCGCGCACCCATCCCGGACTCGTGCGCAGGCTGTTCGCTCTGGAGGTACCGGAGATCGCTGCCGGGTTGGTCGAGATCGTCTCTCTCGCTCGCGAGGCCGGTCACCGCACGAAGATCGCGGTGAAAGCCAACGATCCTGCCATCAACGCCAAGGGAGCATGCATCGGCGAACTCGGGCGACGCGTCCGTGCCGTCACGGAAGAGCTGGCGGGGGAGAAGATCGACATCGTCGACCACGACCCGGACCTGGCGACGTTCGTCGCTCATGCTCTCTCGCCGGCGAAGGTCACGAGCGCGTTCATGCTCGACGCCAGCACCAAGGCCGTCCGCGCGCTCGTCCCGGACTACCAGCTGTCGCTGGCGATCGGCAAAGAGGGGCAGAACGCCCGATTGGCCGCCAAGCTCACCGGCGCGAAGATCGACATTCAGCCGGACAGCGTCCTCGACTGA
- a CDS encoding YlxR family protein: MEPVRTCIGCRTRAPRSALLRVVSQNNVLVIDERAVLPGRGAWVHPVPECTEAALRRRAFGRALRVSAPLDTQNIEQHPPRNKG, translated from the coding sequence ATGGAACCCGTACGAACGTGCATCGGCTGTCGCACGCGTGCTCCCCGCTCCGCCCTTCTCAGGGTGGTGTCCCAGAACAACGTGCTCGTTATCGACGAGCGTGCTGTCCTGCCGGGGCGTGGCGCGTGGGTGCATCCGGTGCCGGAATGCACGGAGGCCGCGCTGCGGCGCCGCGCTTTCGGCAGAGCACTCCGCGTGTCCGCACCGCTGGACACGCAGAACATCGAACAGCATCCACCAAGAAACAAAGGCTGA
- the infB gene encoding translation initiation factor IF-2, whose protein sequence is MAGKPRVHEIAAELGVDSKVALAKLKELGEFVKSPSSTIEPPVARKLRAAIESDGSLKAGADAPAAAKPAAKTAAKSAAKPGAKQAPTPGPRPGPKPAPEAPAPEAPAPAAAAPEAPAPAAESSAPAAEAPSAPKPAESGAPKPGAPRPGNNPFSSSQGMGQRPAGPRPGNNPFASAQGMGQRPSPTPGNIPRPQAPRPGAPRPGAPRPGSPRPGGARGGPGGRPGGAPFQQRPGGPGRPGGAGGPGAGPGARPGGGFAGRPGGGGGRGRGPGGGTAGAFGKGGGKSKQRKSRRAKRQEFEMRSAPVVGGVNVTRGNGEIIRMRRGASIADFADKIETLTGYNVQPGTLVTILFNLGEMATATESLDEATFEVLGAELGYKIQMVSPEDEDKELLEGFGLNLDQELEAESEDDLEIRPPVVTVMGHVDHGKTRLLDAIRQTNVIEGEAGGITQHIGAYQVWTEHDGIERAITFIDTPGHEAFTAMRARGAQVTDLAILVVAADDGIMPQTVEALNHAQAANVPIVVAVNKVDKPDANPSKVRQQLTEYGLVAEEFGGDVMFVDVSARANTGIQELLDAVLLTADAGLDLTANPNKAARGVAIEAKLDKGRGSIATVLIQSGTLRIGDPIVAGTAYGRVRAMADENGDAVLEAYPSRPVQVQGLNSVPRAGDVFIVTEEDRMARQIAEKREAVERNAQLAKARKRISLEDFTRALEEGKVESLNLIIKGDVSGAVEALEESLLKIEVDDSVQLRIIHRGVGAITESDVNLATIDNAIIVGFNVRPDTKARERAAREGVDIRFYSVIYNAIDEVESSLKGMLKPEYEEVQSGVAEIREVFRSSKFGNIAGVIVRSGTITRNAKARVIRDGVVVADGLAIESLRRFKDDVTEVRTDYEAGIGLGKFNDIQIGDEIETTELVEKPRG, encoded by the coding sequence GTGGCTGGTAAACCACGCGTACATGAGATCGCCGCCGAACTCGGCGTCGACAGCAAGGTCGCTCTTGCAAAGCTCAAAGAACTCGGCGAGTTCGTCAAGAGCCCGTCCTCGACCATCGAACCGCCGGTCGCGCGCAAACTTCGCGCCGCGATCGAATCCGATGGCTCGCTGAAGGCGGGCGCCGACGCGCCTGCTGCGGCAAAGCCCGCAGCGAAGACGGCCGCCAAGTCAGCCGCCAAGCCCGGTGCCAAGCAGGCACCGACCCCGGGCCCGAGGCCTGGTCCGAAGCCCGCTCCGGAGGCTCCGGCTCCCGAAGCCCCGGCCCCCGCGGCCGCAGCTCCCGAAGCTCCGGCTCCGGCTGCGGAAAGCTCCGCACCGGCAGCAGAGGCCCCGAGTGCCCCGAAGCCCGCCGAGAGCGGAGCGCCGAAGCCCGGTGCCCCGCGCCCCGGCAACAACCCGTTCTCCTCGTCGCAGGGAATGGGACAGCGTCCGGCCGGTCCCCGTCCGGGCAACAACCCCTTCGCTTCCGCGCAGGGCATGGGCCAACGCCCTAGTCCGACGCCGGGTAACATCCCGCGTCCGCAGGCACCTCGTCCCGGTGCGCCTCGGCCGGGTGCTCCTCGGCCCGGTTCCCCGCGGCCCGGCGGTGCACGCGGTGGTCCTGGCGGCCGTCCCGGCGGTGCCCCCTTCCAGCAGCGTCCAGGCGGCCCCGGCCGTCCGGGTGGTGCCGGCGGACCCGGTGCCGGTCCCGGCGCACGTCCCGGTGGCGGTTTCGCCGGTCGTCCCGGTGGCGGCGGCGGTCGTGGTCGCGGTCCTGGTGGAGGCACCGCCGGTGCCTTCGGCAAGGGCGGCGGCAAGAGCAAGCAGCGCAAGTCGCGGCGGGCCAAGCGGCAGGAATTCGAGATGCGGAGCGCCCCGGTCGTCGGTGGCGTCAACGTCACCCGTGGAAACGGGGAGATCATCCGGATGCGCCGCGGCGCATCGATCGCGGACTTCGCCGACAAGATCGAGACGCTGACCGGCTACAACGTGCAGCCGGGCACGCTCGTGACGATCCTCTTCAACCTGGGAGAGATGGCCACCGCCACCGAGTCCCTGGACGAGGCGACCTTCGAGGTCCTGGGTGCCGAGCTGGGTTACAAGATCCAGATGGTCTCGCCCGAGGACGAGGACAAGGAGCTCCTCGAGGGCTTCGGTCTCAACCTCGATCAGGAGCTCGAAGCCGAGAGCGAGGACGACCTCGAGATCCGTCCCCCGGTCGTCACCGTCATGGGTCACGTCGACCACGGTAAAACGCGACTGCTCGACGCCATCCGTCAGACCAACGTCATCGAGGGTGAGGCCGGAGGCATCACCCAGCACATCGGTGCCTACCAGGTGTGGACGGAGCACGATGGCATCGAACGTGCCATCACCTTCATCGACACCCCCGGTCACGAGGCGTTCACCGCCATGCGTGCCCGAGGTGCGCAGGTCACCGACCTCGCGATCCTCGTGGTCGCCGCCGACGACGGCATCATGCCGCAGACGGTGGAGGCGCTGAACCACGCCCAGGCGGCGAACGTGCCGATCGTGGTCGCGGTGAACAAGGTGGACAAGCCCGACGCCAACCCGTCGAAGGTGCGCCAGCAGCTCACCGAGTACGGTCTGGTCGCGGAGGAGTTCGGTGGCGACGTCATGTTCGTCGACGTCTCGGCGCGTGCGAACACCGGTATCCAGGAACTCCTGGATGCGGTGCTCCTCACCGCCGATGCCGGCCTCGACCTCACGGCCAACCCGAACAAGGCCGCTCGCGGTGTCGCCATCGAGGCGAAGCTCGACAAGGGCCGCGGTTCCATCGCGACGGTGCTGATCCAGTCCGGAACCCTCCGGATCGGTGACCCGATCGTCGCGGGAACGGCGTATGGCCGCGTGCGTGCCATGGCCGACGAGAACGGCGATGCCGTCCTCGAGGCGTACCCTTCGCGTCCCGTGCAGGTCCAGGGTCTCAACTCCGTGCCCCGGGCCGGTGACGTCTTCATCGTGACTGAGGAAGACCGCATGGCTCGCCAGATCGCTGAGAAGCGTGAAGCCGTCGAGCGCAATGCCCAGCTGGCCAAGGCCCGCAAGCGCATCTCGCTCGAGGACTTCACCCGTGCTCTCGAAGAGGGCAAGGTCGAGTCGCTCAACCTCATCATCAAGGGTGACGTCTCCGGTGCCGTCGAGGCGTTGGAGGAGTCGCTCCTCAAGATCGAGGTCGATGATTCGGTGCAGCTGCGCATCATCCACCGCGGCGTCGGTGCGATCACCGAGTCGGATGTGAACCTGGCGACGATCGACAACGCGATCATCGTGGGCTTCAACGTCCGCCCCGACACGAAGGCGCGCGAGCGCGCTGCTCGTGAAGGTGTGGACATCCGGTTCTACTCGGTCATCTACAACGCCATCGACGAGGTCGAGAGCTCGCTCAAGGGCATGCTCAAGCCTGAGTACGAAGAGGTCCAGTCGGGTGTCGCCGAGATCCGAGAGGTGTTCCGCTCCTCGAAGTTCGGCAACATCGCCGGTGTCATCGTGCGGTCGGGAACGATCACACGAAACGCCAAGGCGCGCGTCATCCGCGACGGCGTCGTGGTGGCCGATGGTCTTGCCATCGAGTCGCTGCGTCGCTTCAAGGACGATGTCACCGAGGTGCGCACGGACTACGAGGCCGGTATCGGTCTCGGCAAGTTCAACGACATCCAGATCGGTGATGAGATCGAGACGACCGAGCTCGTCGAGAAGCCTCGCGGCTGA
- the rbfA gene encoding 30S ribosome-binding factor RbfA, whose amino-acid sequence MAGERQARLADRIRVILAERLEKGLRDPRLGFVTLTDVRVSGDLQHASVFYTVLGTEEERVASGAALTSATGMLRSEVGRQLSTRLVPTLEFIPDALPENADHISALLREAQERDAEVARLASSASHAGDADPYRVDDDEEK is encoded by the coding sequence ATGGCCGGAGAACGACAGGCACGTCTGGCGGATCGGATCCGAGTGATCCTCGCCGAGCGTTTGGAGAAAGGGCTCCGCGACCCCCGGTTGGGGTTCGTGACGCTCACCGATGTCCGTGTGAGCGGCGACCTGCAGCACGCATCGGTGTTCTACACGGTGCTGGGTACCGAGGAGGAGCGCGTCGCGAGCGGCGCCGCACTGACCTCCGCGACGGGAATGCTCCGCAGCGAGGTCGGCCGTCAACTGAGCACGCGTCTGGTGCCCACGCTCGAGTTCATCCCTGATGCATTGCCTGAGAATGCCGATCACATCAGCGCGCTGCTGCGAGAGGCGCAGGAGCGCGATGCAGAGGTCGCGAGGCTTGCGTCCTCGGCATCTCACGCCGGTGACGCCGATCCCTACCGGGTCGACGACGACGAAGAGAAGTGA
- a CDS encoding response regulator transcription factor has product MIPRAAIESLVDDLLLDDLGCAPHVVVTLATALHGDKSTIREVVGRLTRAQRRGLRSLPEPLPLVPAIARTFRDLSLSDQDRDLLLALSLSLEGESEPLLDFDGRPAEAIVSGPLGAHLDLHAGRMTFVDPRLEIWLRARTASDTFRSVHERLSRICRARGDLIGTQWHAARAALVRDEQAGAELTRIARGCSQTGSTDRALLFAREASNHAEGADHDECRSIVGTSLMRSGFAAEAVAWLGDLFRDGAESQRLQGLAGLIAARSCLQGTVPEVNPTSLRPCTDDDGDWHAWARATALTAVLCAERGDRAGMRAWLMALREAAARVGAERELRDPAVALGTLIIGERECDQAEDDAQAESPRSRVLRALQAAMAGDIDQGLRVLRTADTALEPEVDSLVAGFEHSPIIRAYRSVVEVLLLAWRGDIGLARERLTLAALELPVALPLAGLGVVLARRLDLAVLGELGPISRALTAALPPAVKIDALIDRGIESFLAGEFDEAAMSVRLWLDLGAPQTSLCVPGLDEVALTWEGGSSTRGIVAPPDIFLAHALRLRAATTADSSWRTEHDRAQETARTLRSPFARGRAEAMLGVHSAIRDELVLARGHLQSAQRLFELSGAMAWARLTEDRLARLDMRDGDAAAVPDALTTCRHIWAQVLTAREVEVAMRAVGGAGNREIAAALCVSVRTVEVHLGRIFAKLDVRGRVGLTALAHRTNQQL; this is encoded by the coding sequence ATGATCCCGCGCGCCGCGATCGAGAGTCTGGTCGACGACCTCCTGCTCGACGACCTCGGCTGCGCCCCCCACGTCGTCGTCACGCTCGCGACAGCCTTGCACGGCGACAAGTCGACGATCCGTGAGGTCGTCGGACGTCTGACGCGAGCACAGCGGCGCGGTCTGCGCTCCCTCCCCGAGCCGCTCCCGCTCGTTCCCGCCATAGCGCGCACCTTCCGGGACCTGAGTCTCAGCGATCAGGACAGAGATCTTCTCCTCGCGCTCTCCCTCTCGCTCGAGGGCGAGTCGGAACCGTTGCTCGACTTCGACGGTCGTCCTGCCGAAGCGATCGTCAGCGGTCCGCTCGGCGCTCATCTCGACCTGCACGCCGGTCGCATGACGTTCGTCGATCCTCGCCTGGAGATCTGGCTGCGGGCGAGGACGGCATCGGACACCTTCCGATCCGTGCATGAGCGTCTGAGCAGAATCTGCCGAGCACGCGGCGATCTGATCGGCACCCAGTGGCACGCCGCCCGCGCAGCATTGGTACGGGATGAACAGGCGGGCGCCGAGCTGACGCGAATAGCCCGCGGATGCTCCCAGACCGGCTCGACCGACCGAGCGCTGCTCTTCGCGCGTGAGGCGTCGAACCACGCCGAAGGCGCCGATCATGACGAATGCCGCTCCATCGTGGGTACGAGCCTGATGCGCTCCGGCTTCGCTGCGGAGGCGGTCGCCTGGCTGGGGGACCTGTTCCGCGACGGAGCGGAGAGTCAGCGCCTGCAGGGGCTCGCGGGGCTCATCGCTGCCCGCTCCTGCCTGCAGGGAACCGTGCCGGAGGTCAACCCGACCTCCCTGCGGCCCTGCACCGACGACGACGGCGATTGGCATGCGTGGGCTCGGGCGACAGCGCTGACCGCGGTGCTCTGCGCCGAACGCGGTGATCGCGCCGGGATGCGCGCCTGGCTGATGGCGCTCCGGGAGGCAGCTGCGCGCGTCGGCGCGGAGCGCGAGCTGCGCGACCCTGCGGTCGCCCTGGGGACACTCATCATCGGGGAGCGCGAGTGCGATCAGGCCGAGGACGATGCGCAGGCCGAGTCTCCACGCAGCCGTGTGCTGCGGGCCCTGCAGGCGGCCATGGCCGGGGACATCGATCAGGGACTGCGTGTGCTGCGGACGGCCGACACCGCCCTGGAGCCCGAGGTCGACTCACTCGTCGCCGGATTCGAGCACAGCCCGATCATTCGCGCGTACCGTTCCGTCGTCGAGGTGCTGCTCCTCGCCTGGCGCGGCGACATCGGACTCGCGCGGGAACGCCTCACGCTCGCCGCGCTCGAACTCCCGGTCGCATTGCCGCTCGCAGGCCTGGGTGTCGTGCTCGCACGTCGACTGGACCTGGCCGTCCTGGGCGAACTCGGGCCGATATCGCGTGCTCTCACGGCTGCGCTGCCGCCCGCGGTGAAGATCGACGCTCTCATCGATCGCGGGATCGAGTCTTTCCTGGCAGGTGAGTTCGATGAGGCGGCGATGTCCGTGCGGCTCTGGCTCGATCTCGGTGCGCCGCAGACTTCACTGTGCGTACCCGGGCTCGACGAGGTCGCGCTGACGTGGGAAGGCGGTTCGTCCACCCGAGGAATCGTGGCACCGCCGGATATCTTTCTCGCGCACGCGCTACGGCTCCGCGCGGCGACGACGGCCGACAGTTCCTGGCGCACCGAGCATGACAGAGCGCAGGAGACCGCCCGTACGCTGAGATCGCCGTTCGCCAGAGGAAGGGCGGAGGCGATGCTCGGCGTCCACAGCGCGATTCGCGACGAGCTCGTCCTCGCGCGTGGGCACCTGCAGAGCGCGCAGCGTCTGTTCGAGCTTTCCGGCGCGATGGCGTGGGCGCGCCTCACCGAGGATCGGCTGGCACGGCTCGACATGCGCGACGGAGACGCCGCCGCCGTCCCCGACGCCCTGACGACGTGTCGGCACATCTGGGCGCAGGTGCTCACCGCACGCGAGGTCGAAGTGGCGATGCGGGCGGTCGGTGGGGCGGGCAACCGCGAGATCGCCGCGGCGCTGTGCGTGTCCGTCCGCACCGTGGAGGTGCATCTGGGGCGGATCTTCGCGAAGCTCGATGTGCGCGGGCGTGTGGGACTCACCGCGCTCGCACACCGTACGAATCAGCAGCTGTAG
- a CDS encoding A/G-specific adenine glycosylase: protein MPAKPPPLRADLRPLVGWYRTAARDLPWRRSEFHEQFGAWGVLVSEFMLQQTPVARVIPHLAAWLARWPTPAALSAASGAEVVQQWANLGYPRRALWLHRAASEITTRHHGTVPRDIDALLALSGIGDYTARAVAVFAYGDRHPVVDTNTRRVLARVVEGRSQPSSPSRRDLVLMESLLPPADADAAAMNAASMEFGATVCTSRSPRCAVCPLASTCSWLQAGRPDTGDDRRRQAAYEGSDRQARGAVLRILREAAPTPVALGSLLPEWPDPLQRDRAIDSLVSDGLAEADGALLSLPR, encoded by the coding sequence GTGCCCGCGAAACCACCCCCACTCCGCGCAGACCTGCGGCCCCTCGTCGGGTGGTACCGGACCGCGGCCCGCGATCTCCCATGGCGGCGATCCGAGTTCCATGAGCAGTTCGGAGCGTGGGGTGTGCTCGTGAGCGAGTTCATGCTGCAGCAGACGCCGGTCGCACGCGTGATCCCGCACCTCGCGGCCTGGCTTGCACGCTGGCCCACCCCCGCCGCGCTCTCCGCAGCCTCCGGCGCCGAGGTGGTGCAGCAGTGGGCGAATCTGGGCTATCCGAGGCGGGCTCTGTGGCTGCACCGGGCTGCGAGCGAGATCACCACTCGGCACCACGGCACGGTCCCGCGGGACATCGACGCCCTGCTCGCGCTCTCCGGCATCGGCGACTACACCGCGCGGGCGGTCGCAGTGTTCGCGTACGGCGACCGGCATCCCGTGGTGGACACCAACACCCGGCGCGTCCTCGCTCGCGTGGTGGAGGGTCGGTCGCAACCGTCTTCGCCGTCGCGCCGCGACCTCGTCCTCATGGAATCCCTCCTTCCGCCCGCAGACGCCGACGCCGCCGCGATGAATGCGGCCTCGATGGAATTCGGAGCCACGGTGTGCACCTCGCGTTCGCCCCGGTGTGCGGTGTGTCCTCTCGCATCGACGTGTTCCTGGCTGCAAGCGGGGCGTCCGGACACCGGCGATGACCGCAGACGCCAGGCGGCGTATGAAGGATCGGACCGCCAGGCGCGGGGTGCGGTCCTGCGCATCCTCAGAGAGGCGGCCCCGACGCCGGTGGCGCTCGGCTCGCTGCTTCCTGAGTGGCCGGACCCGCTGCAGCGCGATCGTGCGATCGATTCCCTGGTCTCCGACGGGCTGGCCGAGGCTGACGGAGCACTGCTCTCGTTGCCCCGCTGA
- the truB gene encoding tRNA pseudouridine(55) synthase TruB — MVSPGILLVDKPPGLTSHDVVARARRAFGTRKVGHAGTLDPMATGLLVLGLEGATRLLTYVVGADKTYAATIRLGQTTGTDDADGEILSEAAPEAWTAVTDDAVASGIAALTGRIPQVPSAVSAIKVDGRRAYDRVRAGEDVVLAAREVVVSRFDVVGRREADGTLDLDVMVDCSSGTYIRALARDLGAALGVGGHLTALRRTRVGPFEVADAVTVEHLEGAPLLTPGQAAGQILTVLEVSDDEARDLRHGKRLSGQARRLDGTPAAAIDAQGALIGIVEKRGDDIKSAMNMPEAAR; from the coding sequence ATGGTTTCGCCCGGCATCCTTCTCGTCGACAAGCCCCCAGGATTGACCAGTCACGATGTGGTCGCGCGGGCTCGACGGGCCTTCGGCACCCGCAAGGTGGGGCACGCCGGCACTCTCGACCCGATGGCGACCGGCCTGTTGGTGCTGGGCCTCGAAGGGGCGACGCGTCTGCTCACCTATGTCGTCGGCGCGGACAAGACGTACGCCGCGACGATCCGCTTGGGCCAGACCACGGGCACCGATGATGCCGACGGGGAGATTCTGTCCGAGGCCGCGCCGGAGGCGTGGACCGCCGTGACCGACGACGCCGTGGCCTCGGGGATCGCCGCACTGACCGGGCGCATCCCGCAGGTGCCTAGCGCCGTCTCGGCGATCAAGGTGGACGGGCGCCGCGCCTATGACCGCGTACGTGCCGGGGAGGATGTCGTGCTCGCCGCCAGAGAGGTGGTGGTGTCGCGATTCGACGTTGTCGGACGCCGGGAGGCTGACGGCACCCTGGACCTCGACGTGATGGTCGACTGTTCATCCGGCACATACATTCGGGCGCTCGCCCGCGATCTCGGGGCCGCGCTCGGAGTGGGCGGACATCTGACGGCGTTGCGGCGGACGCGCGTGGGCCCCTTCGAGGTGGCCGATGCCGTGACCGTGGAGCATCTCGAAGGGGCGCCACTGCTGACGCCGGGGCAGGCCGCGGGGCAGATCCTCACGGTCCTCGAAGTGTCGGACGACGAGGCGCGAGACCTCCGTCACGGAAAGCGACTCAGCGGTCAGGCCCGCCGGCTCGACGGGACACCTGCTGCCGCGATCGACGCACAGGGTGCGCTGATCGGGATCGTCGAGAAGCGCGGCGACGACATCAAGAGCGCGATGAACATGCCGGAGGCTGCTCGATGA
- a CDS encoding bifunctional riboflavin kinase/FAD synthetase, producing the protein MIVFRGPADVPEDFGPTAVAIGKFDGVHAGHRAVIERLNDAAAVAGGRSVAVTFDRNPLAVLRPDRCPENVVTVDRKLELLGELGIDATMVLTFDAELADRSAEEFVVDILVESLHVSRVLVGKDFRFGRGGVGTPDLLRTLGPRYGFSVEVVDDVYLPGSSRRVSSTWIRELLTEGDVTGAARVLGRYPDVRGEVVHGLKRGRELGFPTANLSPIVGAFVPADGVYAGWLVDHDTGIRHPSAISVGTNPTFDDVADRQVEAHVVGETGLDLYGHDVTVEFVRRLRGMVAFEGIEKLTAQIATDVAEAERVLAEHPETNS; encoded by the coding sequence GTGATCGTGTTCCGCGGGCCGGCGGACGTGCCGGAGGACTTCGGCCCGACGGCTGTGGCCATCGGCAAGTTCGACGGCGTACACGCCGGGCACCGCGCCGTCATCGAGCGTCTCAACGACGCGGCCGCGGTCGCGGGTGGGAGATCGGTCGCGGTCACCTTCGACCGGAACCCGCTCGCCGTGCTGAGACCGGATCGATGCCCGGAGAACGTCGTCACGGTCGATCGGAAGCTCGAGCTCCTCGGAGAGCTGGGTATCGACGCCACCATGGTGCTGACGTTCGACGCGGAGTTGGCCGACCGCAGTGCCGAGGAGTTCGTGGTGGACATCCTCGTCGAGTCTCTCCACGTGTCGCGCGTGCTGGTGGGGAAGGACTTCCGCTTCGGTCGCGGGGGAGTGGGCACGCCGGACCTCCTCCGGACTCTGGGGCCGCGCTACGGCTTCTCGGTGGAAGTGGTCGACGACGTCTATCTCCCCGGTTCTTCCCGCCGAGTCTCCTCGACGTGGATCCGCGAATTGTTGACCGAGGGAGACGTCACCGGAGCTGCCCGCGTCCTCGGCCGGTACCCCGATGTGCGCGGCGAGGTGGTGCACGGCCTCAAGCGGGGTCGGGAGCTCGGCTTCCCCACCGCCAACCTCTCGCCCATCGTGGGCGCCTTCGTTCCTGCCGACGGCGTATACGCGGGATGGCTGGTCGATCACGACACCGGGATCCGCCACCCTTCGGCGATCTCCGTCGGCACCAACCCCACGTTCGACGACGTCGCGGACCGACAGGTGGAGGCCCACGTGGTCGGCGAGACCGGGCTCGACCTCTACGGACACGACGTCACCGTGGAATTCGTCCGCAGGCTCCGCGGCATGGTCGCCTTCGAGGGCATCGAGAAGCTCACCGCCCAGATCGCGACGGATGTCGCCGAAGCGGAGCGCGTGCTGGCTGAACATCCGGAGACGAATTCGTAA